The following proteins are co-located in the Microcystis wesenbergii NRERC-220 genome:
- the uvrA gene encoding excinuclease ABC subunit UvrA, translated as MAQTDSIRIRGARQHNLKNVDLELPRNQLIVFTGVSGSGKSSLAFDTIFAEGQRRYVESLSAYARQFLGQLDKPDVDAIEGLSPAISIDQKSTSHNPRSSVGTVTEIYDYLRLLFGRAGEPHCPHCDRNIAPQTIDQMCDRVMELADKTRFQILAPVIRGKKGTHKQLISSLASQGFARVRIDGKVVELSEGIELDKKHLHDIEIVIDRLIKKEGLQERLVDSLTTCLKHSDGVAIVEILDENNEDNPEVTKEIVFSEKFACPEHGAVMEELSPRLFSFNSPYGACPNCHGLGSLRKFSADLVIPDPKQPVYSAIAPWSDKDNSYYLSLLYGLGQALGFEIQTPWQKLTKTQQDIILYGSKEPIYFEDDYRYDNGRGYYREFAGVINILDRNYQETTSEVIKQRLEKYIVNQTCEVCHGKRLKPEALSVRLGQYTITDFTGVPIRDCLQRINDCHLTPRQALIGELALKEIKARLQFLIDVGLDYLTLDRPAMTLSGGESQRIRLATQIGSGLTGVLYVLDEPSIGLHQRDNSKLLETLQRLRDLGNTLIVVEHDEETIRAADYLVDIGPKAGIHGGEIICQGSFKSLLKSKKSITGAYLSGRKVIETPPQRRYGNGNALVLKNCHQNNLRNIDVTIPLGKLVSITGVSGSGKSTLINELLYPALQHHLTRLTPFPKELDKVEGLDAVDKVIVIDQSPIGRTPRSNPATYTGVFDIIREIFTETIEAKARGYKAGQFSFNVKGGRCEACLGQGVNVIEMNFLPDVYVQCDVCKGARYNRETLQVKYKGYSIADVLDMTIEEALKVFENVPRATTRLQTLVDVGLGYCKLGQSAPTLSGGEAQRVKLAAELSRRATGKTLYLIDEPTTGLSFYDVHHLLDVLQRLVDKGNSIIVIEHNLDVIRCSDWIIDLGPEGGDKGGELIAVGTPETVAKCEKSYTGHYLAQALLQYPPKKRDNK; from the coding sequence ATGGCTCAAACTGACTCAATCCGTATCCGTGGCGCCCGACAACACAATCTCAAAAATGTTGATCTCGAATTACCCCGCAATCAGTTGATTGTTTTTACGGGAGTTTCGGGATCGGGCAAATCTTCCCTCGCTTTCGACACTATTTTTGCCGAGGGACAGCGCCGCTATGTGGAGTCCCTCAGCGCCTATGCGCGCCAATTTTTAGGACAATTAGATAAACCCGATGTGGATGCGATCGAGGGTTTAAGTCCGGCTATTTCCATCGACCAAAAATCCACTTCCCACAATCCCCGTTCTAGTGTGGGAACTGTAACGGAAATTTACGATTACTTGCGTTTATTGTTCGGTCGTGCCGGTGAACCCCATTGTCCCCATTGCGATCGCAATATTGCCCCCCAAACCATCGATCAAATGTGCGATCGAGTGATGGAATTAGCCGATAAAACCCGATTTCAAATCTTAGCCCCAGTAATTCGCGGCAAAAAAGGCACTCATAAGCAATTAATCTCTAGTTTAGCCTCCCAAGGCTTTGCCCGGGTGCGGATTGACGGCAAGGTAGTAGAATTATCCGAGGGCATCGAGTTAGATAAAAAACATCTTCATGATATTGAAATTGTTATTGATCGCCTGATCAAAAAAGAGGGTTTACAGGAAAGATTAGTGGATTCTTTAACCACTTGTTTAAAGCATTCCGATGGTGTAGCGATTGTGGAAATTCTCGATGAGAATAACGAAGATAATCCCGAAGTTACCAAAGAAATTGTCTTTTCCGAGAAATTTGCCTGTCCCGAACACGGGGCAGTTATGGAAGAATTATCCCCCCGTTTATTCTCTTTTAATTCTCCCTATGGTGCTTGTCCCAACTGTCACGGATTGGGCAGTTTACGGAAATTTTCGGCAGATTTAGTCATTCCCGACCCGAAACAACCGGTATATTCTGCTATTGCCCCCTGGTCAGATAAGGATAATTCCTACTATCTTTCTCTCCTCTACGGTTTAGGGCAAGCTTTAGGTTTTGAAATTCAAACCCCTTGGCAGAAACTAACAAAAACCCAGCAAGATATCATTCTCTATGGGAGTAAAGAACCGATCTATTTTGAAGATGATTACCGTTACGATAATGGTCGCGGTTACTATCGAGAATTTGCGGGAGTTATCAATATCTTAGATAGGAATTATCAAGAAACCACCTCGGAAGTTATTAAACAAAGACTAGAGAAATATATTGTTAACCAAACCTGCGAAGTTTGTCACGGAAAAAGATTAAAACCGGAAGCTTTATCGGTACGTTTAGGACAATATACGATCACGGATTTTACCGGAGTTCCCATTCGGGATTGTTTGCAGAGAATTAATGATTGTCATTTAACCCCAAGACAGGCATTAATTGGGGAATTAGCCCTCAAAGAAATCAAAGCGAGACTACAATTTTTAATCGATGTGGGATTAGATTATCTTACCCTCGATCGACCAGCGATGACTTTATCCGGGGGAGAATCCCAACGAATTCGATTAGCCACTCAAATCGGTTCGGGATTAACGGGAGTATTATACGTTCTCGATGAACCTAGCATCGGATTACACCAAAGAGATAATAGTAAACTGTTAGAAACCCTGCAAAGATTGCGAGATTTAGGTAATACTTTAATTGTTGTCGAACACGATGAAGAAACGATTCGGGCAGCTGATTATTTGGTCGATATCGGTCCGAAAGCGGGGATTCATGGCGGAGAAATCATCTGTCAAGGCAGTTTTAAAAGTCTTTTAAAGTCGAAAAAATCGATAACAGGGGCCTACCTATCGGGACGCAAAGTTATTGAAACCCCCCCCCAAAGAAGGTATGGGAATGGTAATGCTTTAGTCTTAAAAAATTGCCATCAAAATAACCTAAGAAATATTGATGTAACGATTCCTTTAGGAAAATTAGTCTCGATTACGGGAGTATCTGGTTCGGGCAAATCCACCCTAATTAATGAGTTATTATATCCAGCTTTACAACATCATTTAACCCGTTTAACTCCCTTCCCCAAAGAGTTAGATAAAGTGGAAGGATTGGACGCGGTTGATAAAGTAATTGTCATTGACCAATCACCGATAGGACGCACTCCTCGGTCAAATCCTGCCACCTATACGGGGGTTTTTGACATTATTCGCGAGATTTTCACCGAAACCATCGAAGCAAAAGCTAGAGGTTACAAAGCGGGGCAGTTTTCTTTTAATGTTAAAGGAGGACGCTGTGAAGCTTGCCTAGGCCAAGGGGTAAACGTCATCGAGATGAATTTTCTCCCCGATGTCTATGTGCAGTGTGATGTGTGTAAAGGGGCGCGTTATAATCGGGAAACCCTACAGGTTAAGTATAAAGGTTATTCGATCGCCGATGTCTTAGATATGACGATCGAGGAAGCATTAAAAGTCTTTGAAAATGTCCCCCGGGCCACCACCAGATTACAAACTCTTGTGGATGTGGGTTTAGGATACTGTAAACTCGGTCAAAGCGCCCCCACTTTATCCGGTGGGGAAGCGCAAAGGGTGAAATTAGCAGCCGAATTATCCCGACGGGCCACGGGAAAAACCCTATATTTGATCGATGAACCGACTACGGGATTATCTTTTTATGATGTGCATCATCTCTTAGATGTGTTACAAAGATTGGTCGATAAAGGTAATTCGATTATCGTCATCGAACACAATCTCGACGTGATTCGCTGTAGCGATTGGATTATTGATTTGGGACCGGAAGGAGGGGACAAGGGAGGAGAATTAATCGCGGTGGGAACACCGGAAACCGTGGCTAAATGTGAAAAATCCTACACCGGTCATTATCTTGCCCAAGCATTACTTCAATATCCCCCAAAAAAGCGGGATAATAAGTAA
- a CDS encoding M48 family metallopeptidase: MNKNMELSKQLLLGLKANDFRHPIDLEATNSLKQLPGLDIAVRSLLGSVAEEFFYLNNIAASVLVGEKQLPDLHNLLLEACRVLDLEPPQLYIQQNPVPNAYTFAMRGKKPFMVMHTSLIEMLTPAEIQAVMAHELGHLKCEHGVYLTLANIMVLAAGLLPNWGTMLARSLQERMLAWVRCAEFSCDRAALLAVQDPKIVMSVLMKLAGGSPSLAPLLNLEAFIDQAKSYDAVSASEMGEMLKGLQTQQLTHPLPVLRAREIDRWASSPDYHNLLKGPKMGYNDKANAKGEWRNW; encoded by the coding sequence ATGAATAAGAATATGGAATTATCAAAACAGTTATTACTCGGCTTAAAAGCCAATGATTTTCGGCATCCCATCGACCTAGAGGCCACTAATTCCCTTAAACAATTGCCTGGGTTAGATATAGCCGTGAGAAGTTTATTAGGTTCCGTCGCTGAGGAATTCTTTTACTTAAATAATATTGCTGCTAGTGTTTTGGTGGGGGAAAAACAATTACCCGACCTGCATAATCTACTCCTAGAAGCTTGCCGAGTTCTCGACTTAGAACCACCTCAATTATACATTCAACAAAACCCCGTTCCTAACGCCTATACCTTCGCCATGCGCGGCAAAAAACCGTTTATGGTGATGCACACTTCCCTAATCGAAATGCTGACTCCCGCAGAAATTCAAGCGGTAATGGCCCACGAATTAGGTCATCTCAAATGTGAACACGGCGTTTATCTCACTTTAGCCAATATTATGGTCCTAGCGGCGGGATTACTGCCCAATTGGGGGACAATGTTAGCACGATCCCTACAGGAGAGAATGTTAGCATGGGTGCGCTGCGCCGAGTTTAGCTGCGATCGAGCGGCTTTATTGGCAGTTCAAGACCCAAAAATCGTCATGTCGGTGTTAATGAAGTTAGCCGGAGGTTCCCCCAGTCTCGCACCTTTATTAAATTTAGAGGCTTTTATCGATCAGGCCAAGTCCTACGATGCCGTCAGCGCCTCGGAAATGGGCGAAATGTTAAAGGGTTTGCAAACCCAACAGTTAACCCATCCCCTCCCCGTCCTGCGTGCGCGAGAAATCGATCGTTGGGCTAGTTCCCCCGATTATCACAATTTGTTAAAGGGGCCAAAAATGGGTTATAATGATAAAGCTAATGCCAAGGGCGAATGGCGAAATTGGTAG
- a CDS encoding proteasome-type protease produces the protein MTYCLGIINRFGIVMGADSRTNAGVDYISAYRKLFDFSVSGERVIMVCTSGNLSISQGVIHELKRDLHNQEDKNLHSLTHLYDIAHYIGDKSRQVQARERTWLEKDNIDFKCKFILGGQIKGEEPQLFLIYPQGNHIQATKETPFLQIGETKYGKPILDRTITYDTPLEEMAKCALLSIDSTMKSNISVGPPIYLSMYEANSLSLRHKLQLRLGDPYLAKMRKLWEDYVRQAFEAMPNVEWHYTDEDPKEDIIID, from the coding sequence ATGACTTACTGTTTAGGAATTATCAATCGTTTTGGCATTGTTATGGGGGCGGATTCTCGCACGAATGCGGGAGTCGATTATATCTCGGCCTATCGGAAATTATTTGACTTTTCGGTATCGGGAGAAAGAGTAATTATGGTCTGTACATCGGGCAATTTATCGATTAGCCAAGGAGTGATTCACGAACTAAAAAGAGATCTGCACAATCAAGAGGATAAAAATCTCCATTCTCTGACTCATCTCTACGATATCGCCCACTATATCGGTGATAAAAGTCGTCAAGTACAAGCTAGGGAAAGAACTTGGCTAGAAAAAGATAATATTGATTTTAAATGTAAGTTTATTCTTGGGGGACAAATTAAAGGAGAAGAACCGCAATTATTCCTGATTTATCCCCAAGGAAATCATATTCAAGCCACCAAAGAAACGCCCTTTTTACAGATAGGTGAAACTAAATACGGTAAACCGATTCTTGATCGCACTATTACCTATGATACACCCCTAGAGGAAATGGCTAAATGTGCCTTACTTTCCATCGATTCGACCATGAAATCGAATATTTCCGTCGGACCGCCTATCTATTTGAGTATGTATGAAGCTAATAGCCTAAGCCTACGTCATAAGTTACAATTGCGCCTAGGAGATCCCTACCTAGCCAAAATGCGGAAACTCTGGGAAGATTACGTCCGGCAAGCTTTCGAGGCTATGCCCAATGTGGAATGGCATTATACCGATGAAGACCCAAAAGAAGATATCATAATAGATTAA
- a CDS encoding sulfite exporter TauE/SafE family protein, which translates to MIIVTLMLAGSLAWFFSSLAGGGSPLILLPVLGWFLDAAVIPPVLTTGMLIGNVQRMGMYWRAIDWPSTVWYLPGAIIGSTLGAFVFAHLQFKWLPLVLGIFLVFSSLKQLFPQEENPFFEIKTWYFMPSGFIYAFLSGLVGSTGPMMNLFYINYGLVKEPMVATKSVHMVVVHVAKLIAYAAFGVLHLPFLGYGLLLGLAAWPGNWLGQKVLEKMSPQQFKQAVMLFVSMSGLLMIWRERGIVF; encoded by the coding sequence ATGATCATTGTTACCTTGATGTTGGCAGGTAGTCTAGCTTGGTTTTTTAGTAGCCTTGCTGGTGGGGGCAGCCCCCTGATTCTACTCCCCGTTTTAGGTTGGTTTCTCGATGCTGCCGTCATTCCTCCAGTTTTGACCACGGGGATGCTAATCGGTAATGTCCAACGCATGGGAATGTATTGGCGCGCCATTGACTGGCCCTCGACGGTGTGGTATTTACCCGGGGCAATTATCGGATCTACCCTCGGCGCTTTTGTCTTTGCCCATTTACAATTCAAATGGTTGCCGCTAGTTTTGGGAATTTTTCTGGTTTTCTCCTCGCTTAAACAATTATTTCCCCAAGAAGAAAATCCTTTTTTTGAGATTAAAACTTGGTATTTTATGCCCTCGGGATTTATCTACGCTTTCCTCTCAGGATTAGTCGGTAGTACCGGCCCGATGATGAACCTGTTTTATATCAACTATGGGCTAGTTAAAGAACCAATGGTGGCAACGAAATCCGTTCACATGGTAGTAGTTCATGTGGCCAAATTAATCGCCTACGCAGCTTTTGGAGTTTTACATCTGCCCTTTCTCGGTTACGGTTTATTATTAGGATTAGCGGCCTGGCCGGGCAATTGGTTAGGACAAAAAGTTTTAGAAAAAATGAGTCCCCAGCAATTTAAACAAGCAGTGATGCTATTCGTTTCGATGAGTGGCCTATTGATGATCTGGCGAGAACGCGGCATCGTCTTTTAA
- a CDS encoding class I SAM-dependent methyltransferase: MIKDKNQQTYRDPSIVGYYAQLTALQPAEKTILTLLQERLSTMKMLDLGVGAGRTTKYFAPLVGEYIGVDYSAEMIAACRQKFPHLVWQVADARNLEQFADNYFDFILFSFNGIDYISPADRFLVLEEISRIGKTGGYFCFSSHNLQGIIPEFDWKKKISFNPFSSYVNLVLWVILRACNPSLSYQQLLTADYAIIRDEPHNFRLQNYYATPKEQLRQLRSYFQEIKIYSWKTGQEIKSEQELNTNLDHWLYYLCVLP, encoded by the coding sequence ATGATTAAGGATAAAAATCAGCAAACCTATAGAGACCCTAGTATTGTCGGTTATTATGCCCAATTAACCGCACTACAGCCAGCAGAAAAGACAATTTTAACCCTGCTGCAAGAGCGTTTATCAACCATGAAAATGCTTGATTTAGGGGTAGGTGCGGGACGGACTACGAAGTATTTTGCCCCTCTTGTGGGAGAATATATCGGTGTTGATTATTCTGCGGAAATGATCGCCGCTTGTCGTCAAAAATTCCCCCATTTAGTCTGGCAAGTGGCCGATGCTAGAAATCTAGAACAATTTGCCGATAATTATTTTGATTTTATTCTCTTTAGTTTTAATGGCATTGATTATATTTCCCCTGCTGACCGTTTTCTAGTTTTAGAGGAAATTAGCCGCATCGGTAAAACTGGCGGTTATTTTTGTTTTTCTAGTCATAATCTTCAGGGAATTATCCCAGAATTTGATTGGAAAAAAAAGATTAGTTTCAATCCTTTTAGTAGCTATGTAAATTTAGTCCTCTGGGTGATTTTGCGGGCCTGTAATCCCTCTCTTAGCTACCAACAGTTATTGACTGCTGACTATGCAATTATTCGGGATGAACCCCATAATTTTCGTCTCCAAAATTATTACGCCACCCCCAAAGAACAATTAAGACAGTTAAGGTCTTACTTTCAAGAGATTAAAATTTATTCTTGGAAAACCGGTCAGGAAATTAAGAGCGAACAAGAGTTAAATACTAATCTTGATCATTGGCTTTATTATCTCTGTGTTCTTCCCTAA
- a CDS encoding type II toxin-antitoxin system VapC family toxin — MTYLLDTNVCIKLLNNSSLAVTHELAKHQPDEIYLSTVVQLELYYGAYKSSRKEQNLAKLERFCNQFSILPFDQNSAMEEFVLN, encoded by the coding sequence ATGACTTATCTGTTAGATACAAATGTTTGTATTAAGCTACTTAATAATAGTAGTTTGGCTGTTACTCATGAGTTAGCAAAACATCAGCCAGACGAGATTTATTTATCTACTGTGGTACAATTAGAATTATATTATGGGGCTTACAAAAGCAGTAGAAAAGAGCAAAATTTAGCAAAGCTAGAGCGTTTCTGTAATCAATTTAGTATTTTACCTTTTGACCAAAATTCTGCAATGGAAGAATTCGTTCTCAATTAA
- a CDS encoding tetratricopeptide repeat protein, which yields MTEIANFTLEQGLERYQQGESAASLLPEFKQLSDRTPKNAVVWSCLAWLYMLTDKPELALKAAQKAVKLDKVSPQNRINLVLAMLETKTAGVREHIELVQQLISLNKEVRQEVDENIADGLARKPDWKSLERVKVWLNE from the coding sequence ATGACAGAAATCGCCAATTTTACCCTCGAACAAGGTTTAGAACGCTACCAACAGGGAGAAAGCGCCGCCAGTTTATTGCCGGAATTTAAACAATTAAGCGATCGCACTCCTAAAAATGCCGTCGTTTGGTCCTGTTTGGCTTGGTTATATATGCTCACCGATAAACCGGAATTAGCCCTAAAAGCCGCCCAAAAAGCCGTTAAACTCGATAAAGTTTCCCCCCAAAACCGGATCAATTTGGTTTTAGCTATGTTGGAAACCAAAACCGCCGGAGTTAGGGAACATATCGAACTGGTGCAACAATTAATTAGTTTAAACAAAGAAGTTCGCCAAGAAGTGGATGAAAATATCGCCGATGGTTTAGCTAGAAAACCCGATTGGAAAAGTTTAGAACGCGTTAAAGTTTGGTTAAATGAATAA
- the fabG gene encoding 3-oxoacyl-[acyl-carrier-protein] reductase: protein MQKIMKLLPAECQHLQDKVAIVTGASRGIGKAIALELASQGATVVVNYAKSSSAADAVVEEITAAGGKAIALQADVAKSEEVDNLVDSTKEKFGHIDVLVNNAGITRDTLMLRMKLEDWQAVIDLNLTGVFLCTRAVSKLMLKQKSGRIINITSVSGLMGNPGQSNYSAAKAGVIGLTKTLAKEFASRGITVNAVAPGFIETDMTHDLKADEILKYIPLSRYGKPEEVAGMVRFLAADPAAIYITGQVFNVDGGMVMA from the coding sequence ATGCAGAAAATTATGAAACTATTACCCGCAGAATGCCAGCATTTACAAGACAAAGTAGCCATAGTAACTGGGGCCTCGCGAGGGATCGGTAAAGCGATCGCCTTGGAATTAGCCAGCCAGGGTGCTACTGTAGTGGTGAACTATGCTAAATCTAGCAGTGCTGCCGATGCCGTTGTCGAAGAAATTACCGCGGCCGGGGGAAAGGCAATAGCACTACAAGCAGATGTGGCTAAAAGCGAAGAAGTGGATAATTTAGTGGACAGTACCAAGGAAAAATTCGGTCATATTGATGTCTTAGTTAATAATGCCGGTATTACCCGGGATACCCTGATGTTAAGAATGAAATTAGAAGACTGGCAAGCGGTCATCGATCTCAATTTAACCGGAGTTTTTCTCTGCACTCGCGCCGTCAGTAAATTGATGTTAAAACAGAAAAGCGGCCGCATAATTAACATCACTTCTGTATCCGGTTTGATGGGTAATCCGGGTCAATCTAATTACAGCGCCGCTAAAGCTGGTGTTATCGGTTTAACGAAAACTTTAGCCAAAGAATTTGCCAGTCGAGGCATCACTGTTAATGCCGTGGCCCCCGGCTTTATTGAAACTGATATGACTCATGACCTCAAAGCAGATGAAATTCTCAAATATATTCCCCTCTCCCGTTATGGAAAACCGGAAGAAGTCGCCGGAATGGTGCGTTTTTTAGCCGCCGATCCCGCCGCTATTTATATCACTGGTCAAGTCTTTAACGTCGATGGTGGTATGGTTATGGCTTAA
- a CDS encoding lysophospholipid acyltransferase family protein encodes MQIFSSFVSSTATFAELSLQAAKAPVDTLTGWSLEDRDPQVIEKFVPLLDWFYHHYFRVKTDGWENIPPSGQVLFIGSHNGGLAAPDMFMMMYDWFQRFGSDRLVYGLMDSRVWRVFPSQAHLVAQMGAIHAHPKMAIAALNSGASVLIYPGGATDVFRPHSLRNKIHFAGNLAFVKLALQYEVPIIPAISHGAHSTLFVLDDIYPQLKELHKQGMPWPFGIDPGTCPIYFGLPWGLAIGPLPNIPLPVSIQTRVCPPIIFERYGKKAARDRRYVRECYEKVCYLMQQQLDQLVAANSP; translated from the coding sequence ATGCAGATTTTTAGCTCTTTTGTCTCATCTACGGCCACTTTTGCCGAATTATCCCTACAAGCAGCCAAGGCCCCTGTTGATACCCTCACGGGTTGGTCATTAGAGGATCGCGATCCGCAGGTGATCGAAAAATTTGTCCCCCTTCTGGATTGGTTTTATCACCATTATTTTCGCGTCAAAACCGATGGTTGGGAGAATATTCCCCCCTCAGGACAAGTATTATTCATCGGCTCCCATAACGGCGGTTTAGCGGCTCCCGATATGTTTATGATGATGTATGATTGGTTTCAACGCTTTGGCAGCGATCGCTTAGTCTATGGTTTGATGGATTCGCGAGTCTGGCGAGTTTTTCCATCCCAAGCGCATCTAGTGGCCCAAATGGGGGCCATTCATGCTCATCCGAAAATGGCGATCGCCGCTTTGAATAGTGGTGCTAGTGTACTAATTTATCCAGGAGGTGCTACGGATGTTTTCCGTCCCCACAGTTTAAGAAATAAAATTCATTTTGCCGGTAATCTAGCTTTTGTTAAACTAGCTTTACAGTACGAAGTGCCGATTATTCCCGCCATTTCCCACGGCGCTCACTCGACCCTGTTTGTCCTCGACGATATTTATCCTCAATTAAAAGAATTGCATAAACAGGGTATGCCTTGGCCCTTCGGTATTGACCCCGGGACCTGTCCCATCTATTTCGGTTTACCCTGGGGATTAGCTATCGGTCCCTTGCCGAATATTCCCTTACCCGTATCGATACAGACGCGGGTTTGTCCCCCAATTATTTTTGAACGTTACGGCAAAAAAGCGGCCCGGGACCGCCGTTATGTACGCGAATGTTATGAGAAAGTCTGTTATTTGATGCAGCAACAACTCGATCAATTAGTGGCGGCCAATTCTCCCTGA
- a CDS encoding DUF29 domain-containing protein, which yields MKTLNQNPWQVEGGETLPLLYEIDQHLWLEETIKLLQENRLDELDVIHLIEELESLSKRDKNRVSSLLEQVIRHLLLLQYWTTEAEINRNHWRAEIISFRTQLRKCLTTNLQNYLAEELPIIYQDAFDYVQQKTGFSGDFPSECPYSLEQLLDKNWFNCED from the coding sequence ATGAAAACTTTAAATCAGAATCCCTGGCAAGTAGAGGGAGGAGAAACCCTGCCTCTACTTTACGAAATTGATCAACATCTTTGGTTAGAGGAAACAATAAAACTCCTCCAGGAAAATCGCTTAGATGAATTAGATGTAATCCATTTAATTGAGGAATTAGAAAGCTTGAGTAAAAGAGATAAAAACCGAGTCAGTAGCTTACTTGAACAAGTGATCAGGCATTTATTACTTTTACAATATTGGACAACAGAAGCAGAAATAAATCGGAATCATTGGCGAGCGGAAATTATCAGTTTTCGCACGCAATTAAGAAAATGTTTAACGACGAATTTACAGAATTATTTGGCTGAGGAATTACCGATAATCTATCAGGATGCTTTCGATTATGTTCAACAAAAAACTGGTTTTTCTGGCGATTTTCCCTCAGAATGTCCTTACAGTTTAGAGCAATTATTAGATAAAAATTGGTTCAACTGTGAAGATTAG